One segment of Alistipes finegoldii DSM 17242 DNA contains the following:
- a CDS encoding LruC domain-containing protein produces MKSVTILTIAAMAMAAAAGCSHDNPTPSPEPPAKGGEFNEFGFTTTVPVTLCVDYGDMAGMPANVYFEVYDTCPVEETETAYAKIAGVEPLYAGYTDGQGRFEGTIELPAYIRKAYVLTPAFYARTLLEATRSGDMLTASAESGAPANAAPASTRAKEYHSTAVERDGWKTWLGSYDTTYGSIGYEYDGDLKVKNYGALLKAHASVFDTTKKCPKEYRSSRDLYLEKSAEVVITLLGSNTCWNSSMGYYYYKTGNKPKSLADANVVMIFPNTQDGRWSNSPWESRLYQGVERGTAVQLIYYPEIADGSKAGATTVFPADYRIGFVLATNAWTNRLRAGDKKYRAATSDGLSVNNNGVAYQTPRTAVFRYTDKKSGINSVLFSFEDHTNDENFSDVVFTMTSNPVDAVTDIPSVDVNDGKKTANVLRGIYAFEDLWPSRGDYDMNDVMVRSDYEKVFNEKGVFEESFMLKTFANFAGNANGLAVTLTGAAADAKLEFSVRKPGAETFEAADFERDGKVVLLTPDVKETMGATYRITAKYDAPVAEAQAGTIKPFIYRTDRDGLTAGKRWEVHIPYEAPTARAEMSFFGTNDDKSIPEKGIYYVRAENYPFAFFLSGANDGDVAKLLDQTNEKSPIDQVYPAYAEWAATNGEKNKDWYKK; encoded by the coding sequence ATGAAAAGCGTCACTATCCTAACGATTGCGGCCATGGCGATGGCCGCTGCGGCGGGTTGTTCCCACGACAACCCCACCCCGTCGCCCGAACCGCCCGCAAAGGGCGGGGAATTCAATGAATTCGGCTTCACGACGACCGTCCCGGTCACGCTCTGCGTCGATTACGGCGACATGGCCGGGATGCCGGCCAACGTCTATTTCGAGGTCTACGACACCTGTCCCGTCGAAGAGACCGAAACGGCCTATGCCAAAATCGCAGGTGTCGAGCCGCTCTATGCCGGCTATACCGACGGGCAGGGACGTTTCGAAGGGACGATCGAACTGCCCGCGTATATCCGGAAGGCTTATGTATTGACCCCCGCCTTCTATGCGCGCACCCTGCTCGAAGCGACCCGCAGCGGCGATATGCTGACCGCATCGGCCGAATCGGGAGCACCTGCCAACGCAGCCCCCGCATCGACGCGCGCCAAGGAGTATCATTCGACGGCTGTCGAGCGGGACGGTTGGAAGACATGGCTGGGCAGCTACGACACGACCTACGGCAGCATCGGCTACGAATACGACGGCGATCTGAAGGTCAAGAATTACGGAGCGCTCCTCAAGGCGCACGCAAGCGTGTTCGACACGACCAAAAAGTGTCCGAAGGAGTACCGCTCCTCGCGCGACCTCTATCTCGAAAAATCGGCCGAAGTAGTCATCACCCTACTGGGCAGCAACACCTGCTGGAACAGCTCGATGGGTTATTATTACTATAAGACCGGCAACAAGCCCAAGTCGCTCGCCGACGCCAATGTGGTGATGATCTTCCCCAACACGCAGGACGGCCGGTGGAGCAACTCGCCGTGGGAATCACGGCTCTATCAGGGCGTGGAGCGCGGCACAGCCGTACAGCTGATCTATTATCCCGAAATCGCCGACGGCAGCAAGGCCGGAGCTACGACCGTATTCCCGGCCGATTACCGCATCGGCTTCGTGCTGGCGACCAACGCATGGACCAACCGGCTGAGAGCCGGAGACAAAAAGTACCGCGCCGCGACTTCCGACGGTCTGAGCGTCAATAACAACGGTGTCGCCTATCAGACGCCGCGCACGGCCGTATTCCGCTATACGGACAAGAAAAGCGGCATCAATTCGGTGCTCTTCTCGTTCGAGGACCACACCAACGACGAGAACTTCAGCGACGTGGTATTCACGATGACCTCCAACCCCGTGGACGCCGTGACGGACATTCCGTCGGTCGATGTCAACGACGGCAAGAAGACGGCCAACGTACTGCGCGGCATCTATGCCTTCGAGGACCTCTGGCCCAGCCGCGGCGACTACGACATGAACGACGTGATGGTCCGCAGCGATTACGAGAAGGTATTCAACGAAAAGGGCGTTTTCGAGGAGTCGTTCATGCTGAAGACCTTCGCCAACTTCGCAGGCAACGCCAACGGACTCGCCGTGACCCTTACGGGAGCGGCGGCGGACGCAAAACTCGAATTCAGCGTCCGCAAGCCCGGTGCCGAGACGTTCGAAGCCGCGGATTTCGAGCGCGACGGCAAGGTCGTGCTGCTGACGCCCGACGTTAAGGAGACGATGGGTGCGACCTACCGGATTACGGCGAAATACGACGCGCCGGTCGCCGAGGCGCAGGCCGGAACGATCAAGCCGTTTATCTACCGCACCGACCGCGACGGGCTGACCGCAGGGAAACGCTGGGAGGTGCATATCCCCTACGAAGCGCCGACGGCACGCGCCGAGATGTCGTTCTTCGGCACGAACGACGACAAGTCGATTCCCGAAAAAGGCATCTACTACGTACGCGCCGAGAATTATCCGTTCGCGTTCTTCCTTTCGGGTGCGAACGACGGGGACGTGGCCAAACTGCTCGACCAGACAAATGAAAAGTCCCCGATCGATCAGGTCTACCCCGCTTATGCGGAATGGGCCGCTACGAACGGCGAAAAGAATAAAGACTGGTACAAGAAATAA
- a CDS encoding PQQ-binding-like beta-propeller repeat protein, protein MKNPFIELCGCMCLTLLAPQPAAAKTAGEVPPADTLRTVFFTDIHVTPGNAQDSLFRIAVAEANASDADLVIFGGDLTNMGSDRELAHVHGLMSQLRKPWFTVPGNHETTWSESGCTTFRRLFGHAGCVATRAKGYLFLGYASGPYMKMADGMIRGEDLAWLERQAAAARPGERIVSLCHYPLNGDLTNRQEVTETLKSVGVTASLYGHYHQLQLRNFDGIAGIPGRALAGKRGEAPGYTLLDFFADSVRIREKPLGMPPVTRYTVCLKDDPQISALPCDPLPPAPDAEGRMRLVVQDSAMVLTGAAFCGEVLCYGNSQGVLRAYDTRKGRELWRHVFPDGLYTTPLCTGGLVIAGAASGGIWAFDARTGREKWHLPTQSAVVGDGLTDGGALYIGLGIGSIGKIDLRSGRLLWRHDYGCGQAQGRPTLADGRLVFGAWDRHLYCLDAGTGELLWKWNNGSGSLFFSPGHVVPRIAGGKVFIVAPDRVVTCLDLATGKQLWRDNSRKSRETTGLSGDGRRFYYKTMDGELAAIDTSAERYRELWCTDLGWGYEYNSCPAFVRDGVVYVAGRHGTVAAVGEDGTLLWSVKCCNSGGNDFAQAPDGSLWATFAEGKIFRIP, encoded by the coding sequence ATGAAAAACCCGTTCATCGAATTATGCGGCTGCATGTGCCTGACCCTGCTGGCGCCGCAGCCTGCCGCGGCGAAAACGGCCGGGGAGGTCCCGCCCGCCGATACGCTCCGCACCGTCTTCTTCACCGACATACACGTCACGCCGGGCAACGCGCAGGATTCGCTCTTCCGGATCGCCGTCGCGGAGGCGAACGCTTCGGACGCCGATCTGGTCATCTTCGGGGGCGACCTGACGAACATGGGGAGCGACCGCGAGCTGGCGCATGTGCACGGACTCATGTCGCAGCTCCGCAAGCCGTGGTTCACGGTGCCGGGCAACCACGAAACGACGTGGTCCGAAAGCGGCTGCACGACATTCCGCCGTCTGTTCGGACATGCGGGATGCGTCGCCACCCGCGCCAAGGGTTATCTCTTTCTGGGCTATGCCAGCGGGCCTTATATGAAAATGGCCGACGGAATGATACGGGGCGAAGACCTCGCATGGCTCGAACGCCAAGCGGCCGCCGCACGGCCCGGCGAGCGGATCGTAAGCCTCTGCCACTACCCGCTCAACGGGGATCTGACGAACCGGCAGGAGGTGACCGAGACGCTGAAAAGCGTGGGCGTCACGGCATCGCTGTACGGCCATTACCACCAGCTGCAGCTGCGCAACTTCGACGGGATTGCGGGGATTCCGGGCCGCGCACTCGCGGGCAAAAGGGGCGAAGCGCCGGGGTATACGCTGCTCGACTTTTTCGCCGACTCGGTGCGCATACGCGAGAAGCCGCTCGGCATGCCCCCGGTCACCCGGTATACGGTCTGCCTGAAAGACGATCCGCAGATATCGGCGCTCCCCTGCGACCCGCTGCCGCCGGCGCCCGACGCCGAAGGCCGCATGCGGCTGGTCGTGCAGGACAGCGCCATGGTGCTGACGGGAGCGGCATTCTGCGGCGAGGTGCTCTGTTACGGCAATTCGCAGGGCGTACTGCGCGCCTACGACACGCGCAAGGGACGCGAATTGTGGCGGCACGTCTTTCCGGACGGGCTTTACACCACTCCGCTCTGCACCGGAGGACTCGTGATCGCGGGAGCCGCATCGGGCGGCATATGGGCTTTCGACGCCCGGACGGGGCGCGAGAAATGGCACCTTCCGACGCAGAGCGCTGTCGTGGGCGACGGACTTACGGACGGCGGGGCATTATACATAGGTCTGGGAATCGGTTCCATAGGCAAGATCGACCTGCGCAGCGGCAGGCTGTTGTGGCGGCACGATTACGGCTGCGGGCAGGCGCAGGGCCGTCCGACGCTGGCCGACGGACGGCTCGTATTCGGCGCATGGGACCGCCATCTCTATTGTCTCGACGCCGGCACCGGCGAACTGCTCTGGAAGTGGAACAACGGCAGCGGCAGTCTCTTCTTCTCGCCGGGGCACGTCGTACCCCGCATCGCCGGCGGCAAGGTCTTCATCGTCGCCCCGGACCGCGTCGTGACCTGTCTGGATCTCGCCACCGGGAAGCAGCTATGGCGCGACAACAGCCGCAAATCGCGCGAAACGACCGGACTGAGCGGCGACGGACGGAGGTTCTACTACAAGACGATGGACGGCGAGCTGGCGGCCATAGACACCTCGGCGGAGCGGTACCGCGAACTATGGTGCACCGACCTCGGCTGGGGGTATGAGTACAACTCCTGTCCGGCATTCGTGCGCGACGGCGTGGTCTATGTCGCGGGCCGTCACGGCACCGTTGCCGCCGTAGGCGAAGACGGCACGCTGTTGTGGAGCGTCAAATGCTGCAATTCGGGCGGAAATGATTTCGCGCAGGCTCCCGACGGCTCCCTCTGGGCGACTTTCGCCGAAGGCAAGATCTTCCGGATACCATAA
- a CDS encoding site-specific integrase → MITFTVTNKHRPKATIVMLVSLYGKQYKKSIGIGVPVKYWNDSKKRARTTADFKEGNEINDEIDRWEEIGKRTVKYFTDSRISPAAKEFADKIAELTATNEEASDAEKRFFTDYLEKIYIPRYSIAREKLTVVKYTQALHKLRDFEKDTRHHLQISEIDIDFYNRFQHWFYEQGYSRNYFGNIIKIVKQVYRESRVCDRLHNEHGTDHRDFIAPKDSVDNVYLDQKELEKIYTLDIPSTVQKDAACNKAQEGENIPRKIAALSRARGLFLIGCYTGLRVSDFSRLSAAHIGRHITIKTHKTGIPVVIPIHPVVREIIESGFDLTNTISDQKFNEQIKELCRLAGITEDVLINKNEGGKNVEKIIPKYKLVSSHTARRSFATNAYKAGVPTIAIMKITGHTKESTFLKYIKVSAQENAEMLSRHPFFMQETEQYNG, encoded by the coding sequence ATGATAACCTTTACGGTCACCAACAAGCACCGTCCGAAAGCGACTATCGTGATGCTCGTAAGTTTGTATGGCAAACAGTACAAGAAGAGCATCGGAATCGGTGTGCCGGTGAAGTATTGGAACGATTCCAAGAAGCGCGCCCGGACGACGGCCGATTTCAAGGAGGGAAACGAGATAAACGATGAAATCGACCGGTGGGAAGAAATCGGGAAAAGAACGGTGAAATATTTCACAGACTCACGGATTTCCCCTGCTGCGAAAGAATTTGCAGATAAGATTGCCGAATTGACCGCAACCAATGAAGAGGCATCGGATGCCGAGAAGCGATTTTTCACCGATTATTTGGAAAAGATATATATCCCCCGCTATTCCATAGCCAGAGAGAAACTGACAGTCGTGAAATATACGCAGGCGCTTCATAAATTACGAGACTTCGAGAAAGACACACGGCATCACCTGCAAATCAGTGAAATCGACATTGATTTTTACAACCGGTTCCAGCATTGGTTTTACGAGCAGGGGTATTCCCGAAATTATTTTGGCAACATTATAAAAATAGTGAAGCAGGTATATAGGGAATCACGCGTATGCGACCGCCTTCACAATGAACACGGAACCGACCACCGGGATTTTATAGCGCCAAAGGATTCGGTAGATAATGTATATCTCGACCAGAAAGAGCTGGAGAAAATATACACCCTCGATATCCCTTCCACGGTTCAGAAGGATGCCGCTTGCAACAAAGCCCAAGAAGGAGAGAATATTCCCCGCAAAATCGCAGCTTTAAGCCGGGCGCGGGGATTGTTCCTGATCGGCTGCTACACCGGACTACGGGTGTCCGATTTCTCGCGTTTGAGTGCCGCTCATATCGGACGGCATATCACGATCAAGACCCATAAAACCGGCATCCCGGTCGTTATTCCTATTCACCCTGTAGTCCGGGAAATCATTGAAAGCGGATTTGATCTCACAAATACGATCAGCGACCAAAAGTTCAATGAGCAGATCAAAGAATTATGCCGGCTGGCGGGAATTACCGAAGATGTTCTAATCAATAAGAACGAAGGAGGAAAGAACGTCGAAAAAATTATCCCGAAATATAAACTCGTCTCCTCTCACACCGCCCGTCGGTCCTTTGCGACGAACGCCTATAAAGCGGGAGTTCCAACTATTGCCATAATGAAAATTACCGGGCACACGAAAGAGAGTACATTCTTAAAATACATAAAAGTGTCTGCGCAAGAGAATGCCGAAATGTTGAGCCGGCATCCATTTTTCATGCAGGAGACCGAACAATACAACGGATAA
- a CDS encoding pyridoxal phosphate-dependent aminotransferase encodes MAKAVNIARSHRLDGIGEYYFSRRLREIAEIEAATGRQIVKLAMGSPDLPPHQSVIDRLAKEAQRPDVHKYMSYKGEPILRKAFADWYKKWYRTELDYNSEVLPLIGSKEGIMHICMTFLNKGDKVLVPNPGYPTYSAAVRLAGGEMVTYALNKETNFYPDFAAIEKAGLDGVKMMLINYPNMPTGQTPTMELFQQIVDFGAKHNILIVHDNPYSFIRNAAAPISIMEAEGARDVALEMNSLSKGHSMAGWRVGVVVGKKEWIDSILTFKSNMDSGMFYPIQAAADTALALGEEWFKELNDIYYGREKQAYALLDALGCKYREHQAGLFVWAELPESYEGDSFAFSDEVMDKCDVFLTPGGIFGSEGKRYIRITLCCPEELLKKATENIKAKFGK; translated from the coding sequence ATGGCAAAAGCAGTCAACATCGCCCGTTCCCATCGGTTGGACGGCATCGGAGAGTACTATTTTTCGCGCCGTCTGCGCGAGATCGCCGAAATCGAAGCGGCAACGGGCCGTCAGATCGTGAAACTCGCTATGGGCAGCCCCGACCTGCCCCCGCACCAGTCGGTCATCGACCGTCTCGCCAAAGAGGCGCAGCGTCCCGACGTGCACAAATACATGTCCTACAAGGGAGAGCCGATCCTGCGCAAAGCTTTTGCAGACTGGTACAAGAAATGGTACCGCACCGAGCTGGACTACAATTCGGAGGTGCTGCCCCTGATCGGTTCGAAGGAGGGTATCATGCACATCTGCATGACGTTCCTCAATAAGGGCGACAAGGTGCTGGTGCCCAACCCCGGCTACCCCACCTACTCGGCGGCCGTGCGTCTGGCCGGCGGCGAGATGGTGACCTATGCGCTCAACAAGGAGACGAATTTCTACCCCGATTTCGCGGCGATCGAGAAGGCCGGGCTGGACGGTGTGAAGATGATGCTGATAAACTACCCCAACATGCCGACGGGACAGACCCCGACCATGGAGCTGTTCCAGCAGATCGTGGATTTCGGCGCCAAGCACAACATACTGATCGTGCACGACAACCCCTACAGCTTCATCCGCAACGCGGCGGCTCCGATCTCGATCATGGAGGCAGAAGGCGCGCGCGACGTGGCGCTGGAGATGAACTCGCTGTCGAAAGGCCATTCGATGGCCGGCTGGCGCGTGGGCGTGGTCGTAGGCAAGAAGGAGTGGATCGACTCGATCCTCACGTTCAAGTCGAACATGGATTCGGGTATGTTCTACCCCATTCAGGCTGCGGCCGACACGGCGCTGGCGCTGGGCGAGGAGTGGTTCAAGGAGCTGAACGACATCTACTACGGCCGTGAGAAGCAGGCGTACGCGCTGCTCGACGCGCTGGGATGCAAATACCGCGAGCATCAGGCGGGACTGTTCGTATGGGCCGAACTGCCGGAGTCGTACGAGGGTGACAGTTTCGCATTCTCGGACGAGGTGATGGACAAGTGCGACGTGTTCCTGACTCCGGGCGGCATCTTCGGCTCGGAGGGCAAGCGTTACATCCGCATCACGCTCTGCTGCCCAGAGGAGCTGCTGAAGAAGGCGACGGAAAACATCAAGGCCAAGTTCGGAAAATAA
- a CDS encoding GNAT family N-acetyltransferase translates to MEIKSLEKTDFNTLFRAFGRAFADYEVQLNAEQLRAMLTRRGFDPTLSFAAFDGAQIAAFTLNGIGNFNGVPTAYDTGTGTLKEYRGTGLATEIFRHSMPHLRRAGVGQYLLEVLQHNTGAVSVYRNLGFETVREFNYFCRANTEIVDRGDTPRLPHSVRRIDPEKFASISSFWDFTPSWQNSFESIGRAAGDFVSLGVFTEEELAGYCVFEPASGDVAQIAVKRQYRRKGIAGLLLREMLRLNRNDSLKIINTDVSCGSITGFLQAKNIVPQGKQFEMIRKI, encoded by the coding sequence ATGGAGATAAAATCACTGGAAAAGACAGACTTCAACACGCTGTTCAGGGCTTTCGGCCGGGCGTTCGCCGACTACGAGGTGCAGCTGAACGCGGAACAGCTGCGGGCCATGCTGACACGGCGCGGTTTCGATCCCACCCTGTCGTTCGCCGCATTCGACGGAGCGCAGATCGCGGCTTTCACGCTGAACGGCATCGGCAATTTCAACGGCGTGCCGACGGCTTACGACACGGGAACCGGGACCCTCAAGGAGTACCGGGGCACGGGACTGGCCACGGAGATTTTCAGACACTCGATGCCGCACCTACGGCGGGCGGGCGTCGGACAGTATCTGCTGGAGGTGTTGCAGCACAACACCGGAGCCGTGTCCGTTTACCGGAATCTGGGGTTCGAGACGGTTCGGGAGTTCAACTATTTCTGCCGGGCGAACACGGAAATCGTCGACCGGGGCGATACGCCCCGCCTGCCCCACTCGGTGAGACGGATAGATCCCGAAAAATTCGCTTCGATCTCCTCCTTTTGGGATTTCACGCCCTCGTGGCAGAACAGTTTCGAATCCATAGGAAGAGCCGCCGGAGATTTCGTCAGTCTGGGCGTCTTCACCGAAGAGGAACTCGCCGGCTACTGCGTTTTCGAACCCGCGTCGGGCGACGTCGCGCAGATCGCGGTGAAGCGGCAGTACCGCAGAAAGGGAATCGCCGGCCTGCTGCTGCGGGAGATGCTCCGGCTGAACAGGAACGACTCCCTCAAAATCATAAATACCGACGTCTCGTGCGGCTCGATAACCGGATTCCTGCAAGCGAAAAACATCGTGCCGCAGGGAAAGCAGTTCGAAATGATCCGGAAGATATGA
- the purT gene encoding formate-dependent phosphoribosylglycinamide formyltransferase: MKKIMLLGSGELGKEFVIAAQRLGQTVVACDSYAGAPAMQVADACEVFHMLDGDALAAAVGKHRPDIIVPEIEAIRTERLYEFEKAGVQVVPSARAVNFTMNRKAIRDLAAKELGLKTARYFYATSYDELKQAAAKIGYPCVVKPLMSSSGKGQSLVKGPEELEHAWRYGCEGSRGDIRELIIEEFIRFDSEITLLTVTQKNGPTLFCPPIGHVQKGGDYRESFQSPHIAPEHLAEAQRMAAAVTEALTGAGLWGVEFFLSHENGVYFSELSPRPHDTGMVTLAGTQNLNEFELHLRAVLGLPIPAVTFERLGASAVVLSPVACASAPRYEGIDRALAADPRTDVRIFGKPSARVNRRMGVVTGYAPLDGDLEALRERVKAAAAEIKVLEP, translated from the coding sequence ATGAAAAAAATAATGCTGCTCGGTTCGGGTGAGCTGGGCAAGGAATTCGTGATCGCGGCGCAGCGGCTGGGACAGACCGTCGTCGCCTGCGACTCTTATGCGGGCGCCCCCGCCATGCAGGTCGCCGACGCATGCGAAGTGTTTCACATGCTCGACGGCGACGCGCTGGCCGCCGCCGTCGGGAAACACCGTCCCGACATCATCGTGCCCGAAATCGAGGCGATCCGCACCGAACGGCTCTACGAGTTCGAAAAGGCGGGCGTGCAGGTCGTGCCGAGCGCCCGCGCCGTCAACTTCACGATGAACCGCAAAGCCATCCGCGACCTTGCGGCCAAGGAGCTGGGGCTGAAGACCGCCCGCTATTTCTACGCGACGTCGTACGACGAGCTGAAGCAAGCCGCCGCGAAGATCGGTTATCCGTGCGTGGTGAAACCCCTGATGTCGTCGTCGGGCAAAGGCCAGTCGCTCGTCAAAGGACCCGAAGAGCTGGAGCACGCTTGGCGCTATGGCTGCGAAGGGTCGCGCGGAGACATCCGCGAGCTGATTATCGAGGAGTTCATCCGCTTCGACAGCGAGATCACGCTGCTCACCGTAACCCAGAAGAACGGCCCGACGCTCTTCTGCCCGCCGATCGGCCATGTGCAGAAGGGCGGGGACTACCGCGAAAGCTTCCAGTCGCCGCACATCGCGCCCGAACATCTGGCCGAAGCGCAGCGCATGGCGGCCGCCGTCACCGAAGCGCTGACCGGCGCCGGGCTGTGGGGCGTGGAGTTCTTCCTGAGCCACGAAAACGGGGTCTACTTCTCCGAACTCTCGCCGCGGCCCCACGATACGGGCATGGTGACGCTGGCCGGCACGCAGAATCTCAATGAATTCGAACTGCACCTGCGGGCCGTGCTGGGGTTGCCGATTCCGGCCGTCACGTTCGAGCGTCTGGGCGCCTCGGCCGTCGTCCTCTCGCCGGTCGCCTGCGCCTCGGCGCCGCGTTACGAGGGCATCGACCGCGCACTGGCCGCCGATCCCCGCACCGACGTGCGCATCTTCGGCAAACCCTCGGCCCGCGTGAACCGCCGCATGGGCGTGGTCACGGGCTACGCCCCGCTCGACGGCGATCTGGAGGCCCTGCGCGAACGGGTCAAGGCCGCCGCCGCGGAAATCAAAGTTCTGGAACCTTAA
- a CDS encoding putative transporter — translation MEWLHTLFFGNGIAHAVLTFALVITIGILLGKVKIGGVSLGITWILFVGIVLSHFGMTVDGEVRHFVQEFGLILFVFSIGLQVGPGFFASFKHGGMTLVMCAVAIVLLGVATAYVVHLVTGTPIPTMVGILSGAVTNTPGLGAAQQAYADASGIEDPTIALGYAVAYPLGVVGIIFTMIFIRYALRVKFEKEDEGLAALSREHKLADKVSVEFTNKTLDGRTVAYVRDLINRQFVISRILRPDGTISMADADSVIHLGDRLWVISQAEDIEAIVAFFGRRVEMTDEQWGNNTPNAELVSRRILITKSSLNGKKFSDLRLRTKYGITITRVNRAGVDLIPYQGLELQVGDRVMVVGPAKAVAQVADVLGNSLKKLNQPNLVTIFVGIALGVLLGSIPLLNVPQPVKLGLAGGPLIVAILIGRFGTHFHLVTYTTMSANLMLREIGIALFLAAVGIGAGDGFIDAIVDGGYRWIGYGVIITVLPLIIVALVARLWLKMNYYTLMGLIAGSTTDPPALAYANATAGNDMPAVGYSTVYPVVMFLRVLTAQIFILFAL, via the coding sequence ATGGAGTGGTTACACACCTTGTTCTTCGGCAACGGCATCGCCCATGCCGTGCTGACCTTCGCGTTGGTCATCACCATCGGCATTCTGCTCGGAAAAGTCAAAATTGGCGGCGTCTCGCTCGGAATCACGTGGATTCTGTTCGTGGGCATCGTCCTGAGTCATTTCGGAATGACGGTGGACGGCGAGGTCAGGCATTTCGTGCAGGAATTCGGGCTGATTCTGTTCGTCTTCTCGATCGGTCTGCAGGTCGGACCGGGATTTTTCGCATCGTTCAAACACGGCGGCATGACGCTGGTCATGTGCGCCGTGGCGATCGTATTGCTGGGCGTGGCGACGGCCTATGTCGTCCATCTGGTGACCGGCACGCCGATTCCGACGATGGTCGGCATCCTTTCGGGCGCCGTGACCAACACCCCCGGACTGGGCGCCGCGCAGCAGGCTTACGCCGATGCGTCGGGGATCGAAGACCCCACGATCGCGCTGGGTTACGCCGTGGCCTATCCGCTCGGCGTCGTGGGCATCATATTCACGATGATCTTCATCCGCTACGCCCTGCGCGTGAAGTTCGAAAAGGAGGACGAGGGGCTGGCGGCGCTGAGCCGGGAGCACAAGCTCGCCGACAAGGTGTCGGTCGAATTCACCAACAAGACGCTCGACGGCCGCACGGTGGCCTATGTCCGCGACCTGATCAACCGTCAGTTCGTCATATCGCGCATCCTGCGTCCCGACGGAACGATCTCGATGGCCGATGCGGATAGCGTGATACACCTCGGCGACCGGCTGTGGGTGATCTCGCAGGCCGAGGACATCGAGGCGATCGTGGCCTTCTTCGGCCGCCGCGTGGAGATGACCGACGAGCAGTGGGGCAACAATACGCCCAACGCCGAGCTGGTGTCGCGCCGCATCCTGATCACGAAATCGTCGCTCAACGGCAAGAAATTCTCCGACCTGCGCCTGCGCACGAAATACGGCATCACCATCACGCGCGTAAACCGCGCGGGCGTCGATCTGATCCCCTATCAGGGCTTGGAACTGCAGGTCGGCGACCGCGTGATGGTCGTGGGACCCGCGAAGGCCGTGGCGCAGGTGGCCGACGTATTGGGCAACTCGCTCAAGAAGCTGAACCAGCCTAATTTGGTGACGATCTTCGTAGGTATCGCTTTAGGTGTGCTGCTGGGGTCGATTCCGCTGCTCAACGTGCCCCAGCCCGTGAAGCTCGGACTGGCCGGAGGCCCGCTGATCGTGGCCATCCTGATCGGACGCTTCGGTACGCATTTCCATCTGGTCACCTACACCACGATGAGCGCCAACCTGATGCTGCGCGAAATCGGCATCGCGCTGTTCCTCGCGGCGGTGGGCATCGGCGCGGGCGACGGATTCATCGACGCCATCGTCGACGGCGGTTACCGCTGGATCGGATACGGCGTCATCATCACCGTCCTGCCGCTGATAATCGTCGCGCTGGTAGCGCGGCTGTGGCTCAAGATGAACTACTACACGCTGATGGGACTTATCGCCGGATCGACGACCGATCCCCCGGCGCTGGCCTACGCCAACGCCACGGCGGGCAACGACATGCCGGCCGTGGGTTATTCGACGGTCTATCCCGTAGTGATGTTCCTGCGCGTGCTGACGGCGCAGATATTCATTCTCTTCGCGCTGTAA
- a CDS encoding peptidylprolyl isomerase, which yields MAQYAIISTEKGDMKAELYTDETPGTVANFVKLAESRFYDGLTFHRVIPGFVIQGGCPKGDGTGGPGYTIKCETSAPRQYHDRGVLSMAHAGRDTGGSQFFICHTRETTQHLDGRHTCFGRVVEGLEVIDDIRPGDLILSVRIVNE from the coding sequence ATGGCACAATACGCAATTATTTCGACCGAGAAAGGCGACATGAAAGCCGAACTCTATACCGATGAGACGCCGGGCACGGTGGCGAACTTCGTAAAACTCGCGGAGAGCCGTTTCTACGACGGACTGACTTTCCACCGGGTGATTCCGGGATTCGTCATTCAGGGCGGCTGCCCCAAAGGCGACGGCACAGGCGGTCCGGGTTACACGATCAAATGCGAAACCTCGGCTCCGCGCCAGTACCACGACCGGGGCGTACTCTCGATGGCCCATGCGGGACGCGACACGGGCGGCTCGCAGTTCTTCATCTGCCACACCCGCGAAACGACGCAGCATCTCGACGGCCGTCACACCTGCTTCGGCCGCGTCGTCGAAGGGCTGGAGGTCATCGACGACATCCGTCCCGGCGACCTGATCCTCTCGGTCCGTATCGTGAACGAGTAG